The following are from one region of the Sorghum bicolor cultivar BTx623 chromosome 2, Sorghum_bicolor_NCBIv3, whole genome shotgun sequence genome:
- the LOC8054790 gene encoding indole-3-acetic acid-induced protein ARG7: MPEKGRKPAGLIMKTLDRCRSARRSKPAPAPEGCFTVCVGAGRQRFMVRTECVNHPLFRALLEEAEDVFGYAAAGPLALPCDADAFVRVLEQIEEEDAAGQAAATTVARCGLVRGHSAYGRLLVPARPLLVGRS; this comes from the coding sequence ATGCCGGAGAAAGGAAGGAAGCCGGCGGGGCTCATCATGAAGACGCTGGACCGGTGCCGCAGCGCGCGGAGGAGcaagccggcgccggcgccggagggGTGCTTCACGGTGTGCGTCGGCGCGGGGCGGCAGCGCTTCATGGTCCGGACGGAGTGCGTGAACCACCCGCTGTTTCGGGCGCTGCTGGAGGAGGCCGAGGACGTGTTCGGGTACGCGGCCGCCGGCCCGCTCGCGCTGCCGTGCGACGCCGACGCCTTCGTGCGGGTGCTGGAGCAGATCGAGGAGGAGGACGCGGCTGGccaggcggcggcgacgaccgtGGCGAGGTGCGGCCTTGTCAGGGGCCACTCCGCGTACGGCCGGCTGCTCGTCCCCGCCCGGCCTCTCCTCGTCGGCCGGTCCTAG
- the LOC8054789 gene encoding 60S ribosomal protein L7a-1 — MAPKRGGRAPVPAKKKTDKVVNPLFEKRPKQFGIGGALPPKKDLHRFVKWPKVVRIQRQRRILKQRLKVPPALNQFTRTLDKNLATNLFKMLLKYRPEDKAAKKERLLKRAQAETEGKTVEAKKPIVVKYGLNHVTYLIEQNKAQLVVIAHDVDPIELVVWLPALCRKMEVPYCIVKGKARLGSIVHKKTASVLCLTTVKNEDKLEFSKILEAIKANFNDKFDEVRKKWGGGIMGSKSQAKTKAREKLIAKEAAQRMT; from the exons ATG GCCCCGAAGCGAGGTGGCAGGGCGCCTGtgccggccaagaagaagacg GATAAAGTGGTGAACCCTCTGTTCGAGAAGAGGCCGAAGCAGTTCGGCATCGGCGGCGCGTTGCCGCCCAAGAAGGACCTGCACCGGTTCGTCAAGTGGCCCAAGGTCGTCCGCATCCAGCGCCAGCGCCGCATCCTCAAGCAGCGCCTCAAGGTGCCACCGGCGCTCAACCAGTTCACCCGCACCCTCGACAAGAACCTCG CTACCAACCTGTTCAAGATGCTTCTCAAATACCGGCCTGAAGACAAGGCTGCCAAGAAGGAGAGGCTTCTGAAGAGGGCTCAGGCTGAGACTGAAGGAAAAACTGTTGAAGCCAAGAAACCAATTGTTGTTAAGTATGGCCTTAACCATGTGACTTACCTCATTGAGCAG AACAAGGCTCAGCTTGTTGTCATCGCTCATGATGTGGATCCGATTGAACTGGTTGTGTGGCTTCCAGCCCTGTGCAGGAAGATGGAGGTCCCTTACTGCATTGTTAAAGGAAAGGCTCGCCTTGGATCG ATTGTTCACAAGAAGACTGCATCAGTCTTGTGTCTGACCACTGTCAAGAACGAGGACAAGCTTGAGTTCAGCAAGATCTTGGAGGCTATTAAG GCAAACTTCAACGACAAGTTCGATGAGGTGAGGAAGAAGTGGGGAGGTGGTATCATGGGCTCCAAGTCGCAGGCCAAGACCAAGGCTAGGGAAAAGCTGATCGCCAAGGAGGCTGCTCAGCGGATGACCTAG